In the Festucalex cinctus isolate MCC-2025b chromosome 10, RoL_Fcin_1.0, whole genome shotgun sequence genome, one interval contains:
- the crb1 gene encoding protein crumbs homolog 1 isoform X2, with protein sequence MMRIHTPWIWAILLLGSGSFCQELIDHCDPNPCWNRGRCESHDGGYMCHCSKQRSNGYLYGGANCDVRLVGCDGHECQNQGSCNPFLLDGTHGYTCSCSPGFTGPLCKTPTTFSFERSGYLLLQSPLVDAEMSCNITLSFKSVLPRAVLFQRSIRGLLLCLELQEGQLHLTLRRQASTGLQVQSRIGALELSHIVTDGEWHTVEAVLTNWVLSLRLLNDEAKCERQSCYKVAPVQNNMDGLVSPPQNTFIGGVLKDSGEDGAIPAFIGCMRDVLVDWQLIVPEEWLSDSAVNVSPGCSHRDRCLDVPCQNNGVCVNLWQSYQCQCPRPYEGQDCEEEHVTARFGSEDSLSYAAFNVTDDLGQGLSISLFLRTRKSGGLLLAVGNSSTQYLHVWLEDGVVTAQLGDAESLRGESAVDDGEVHFVNVELAKGRMTLHVGAHKQAEVEVGTDGLQEGDTIYVGGLLESDATEEFGGHFKGCIQDLRINDRRLQFFGLDTSVTTFPLQLMENVTAGCSGDNTCSRNPCLNGGMCFTMWDDFTCSCPPSTAGRHCEEVRWCQLSPCPADAECKILNQGYECYSNATFLNDSTVLVYRGNGHISRNITNLSVNLRTRKRNAAILHAEKDSAFVTLSVQDGFLFMELQSSTRDAEGLEEDKPAESTVSLNSMRSVSDGEWHSVHLFMTAPWANMSQWTLVLDDDVDEASTSSGQGGNLDFLRKGVDIFLGGLAPDVGWSLAGCLGTVELGGIALPYFSSSQVNLPRLQEEKFIQTSLNPPLVGCSGAPVCTPDPCLNGGECQDLFNYYNCSCAEGWAGRHCGFFTDTCASDPCIHGNCSINGLTYECSCELGYTGTDCEEEVDICENHLCANGGTCLHGPDRYACLCPDNYTGPLCNERVEEIPWYIVVKNVRPKLPVSVCGDEVKNYTCFNGGNCTERELSCDCPPGFTGHRCEQEVDECKSNPCLNGGYCRNLINKFLCVCDMSYAGDICQTDTARAPYGSRLAAVLAPCLVGLAIALAIALALAVSKLRERRQTGGGLSLRRLEASAGCCPPAEAGSASISTLAARVERLV encoded by the exons ATGATGCGGATACACACACCATGGATATGGGCCATTCTTTTGCTTGGATCAG GTTCCTTCTGCCAGGAGCTAATCGACCACTGCGATCCCAACCCGTGCTGGAATCGGGGGAGGTGTGAGAGCCATGACGGGGGGTACATGTGTCACTGCAGCAAACAACGTAGCAATGGTTACCTTTACGGAGGCGCAAACTGCGATGTGAGACTGGTGGGTTGTGACGGCCACGAGTGCCAAAACCAAGGCTCCTGCAATCCCTTCCTGCTGGATGGAACTCACGGCTACACGTGCTCCTGCTCACCCGGATTCACCGGCCCCCTCTGCAAGACCCCTACCACCTTCTCATTTGAACGCAGTGGCTACCTTCTGCTGCAGAGCCCCCTTGTGGATGCCGAAATGTCGTGCAACATCACCCTCAGCTTCAAGTCGGTGCTGCCCAGGGCTGTATTGTTCCAGCGGAGCATCAGGGGTCTGCTGCTGTGCCTGGAGCTGCAAGAGGGGCAACTTCACCTCACGCTTAGAAGGCAAGCTTCCACCGGGCTCCAAGTACAGAGTCGAATCGGCGCTTTGGAGCTGTCCCACATAGTCACTGACGGGGAGTGGCACACCGTCGAGGCAGTGCTCACAAACTGGGTGCTCAGTCTGAGACTCTTGAATGATGAGGCGAAATGTGAGAGGCAGTCATGCTACAAGGTGGCGCCGGTCCAGAATAACATGGACGGCCTGGTGTCGCCTCCTCAGAACACTTTCATTGGAGGGGTGCTGAAGGACTCTGGAGAGGACGGCGCAATTCCGGCATTCATCGGTTGCATGCGGGATGTCTTGGTGGACTGGCAACTGATTGTCCCCGAGGAGTGGCTGAGCGACTCTGCTGTCAACGTGTCCCCTGGCTGCAGCCACCGGGACCGCTGCTTGGATGTGCCTTGCCAAAACAATGGAGTGTGTGTCAACTTGTGGCAGAGCTACCAGTGCCAGTGTCCAAGGCCTTACGAGGGCCAAGACTGCGAAGAGG AACATGTGACCGCACGCTTTGGGAGCGAGGACTCACTCAGTTACGCTGCCTTCAACGTCACAGATGATCTGGGTCAGGGCCTCTCAATCTCTCTCTTCCTGCGCACACGCAAGTCCGGTGGCCTCCTGCTGGCTGTGGGCAACAGCAGCACGCAGTACCTGCACGTGTGGCTGGAGGACGGCGTGGTCACGGCTCAGCTGGGTGACGCGGAGAGCCTGAGGGGAGAGAGCGCGGTGGATGACGGCGAAGTTCACTTTGTGAATGTGGAGCTGGCGAAGGGGCGAATGACGCTGCACGTGGGGGCTCACAAACAGGCTGAGGTGGAGGTCGGGACTGATGGGCTTCAAGAAGGAGACACTATTTATGTTGGAGGTCTGCTGGAGAGTGATGCTACTGAAGAGTTTGGGGGACATTTTAAAGGGTGCATCCAAGACCTGCGGATAAATGACAGGAGGCTGCAGTTTTTTGGTTTAGACACTTCAGTGACAACGTTCCCTTTGCAACTTATGGAGAATGTGACTGCTGGCTGCTCTGGAGACAACACCTGCAGT AGGAATCCTTGTCTGAACGGGGGAATGTGTTTCACCATGTGGGACGATTTCACCTGCTCGTGCCCACCCAGCACTGCCGGGCGGCACTGTGAAGAGGTCAGATGGTGCCAATTGTCTCCGTGCCCTGCGGATGCTGAGTGCAAGATACTTAACCAAGGATATGAAT GTTACTCCAATGCCACTTTCCTGAACGACAGCACTGTGTTGGTCTACAGAGGAAACGGCCACATATCCCGCAACATAACCAACCTCTCTGTGAACCTGCGCACTCGGAAACGTAATGCAGCCATCCTCCATGCGGAGAAGGACTCTGCCTTTGTCACCCTCTCTGTTCAAGATGGCTTCCTCTTCATGGAGCTCCAGAGCTCCACCAGAGACGCAGAAGGGCTGGAGGAAGACAAGCCAGCAGAGTCCACAGTCAGCCTCAACAGCATGAGATCTGTCAGTGATGGCGAGTGGCACAGTGTCCACTTGTTCATGACTGCACCGTGGGCTAATATGTCTCAGTGGACTCTGGTGCTGGATGATGACGTAGATGAGGCCAGCACCTCCAGTGGTCAAGGGGGCAACCTGGACTTCCTCAGGAAGGGAGTGGACATCTTCCTGGGAGGTTTGGCTCCCGACGTCGGGTGGTCCCTGGCAGGGTGCCTGGGCACAGTGGAGCTGGGCGGGATTGCGCTGCCTTACTTCAGCTCTTCTCAGGTGAACCTTCCACGTTTGCAGGAGGAGAAATTCATCCAGACGTCACTTAATCCTCCGCTGGTCGGTTGCAGCGGCGCACCCGTGTGCACGCCCGATCCGTGCTTGAATGGAGGGGAGTGCCAAGATTTATTTAACTACTACAACTGCAGCTGTGCTGAGGGCTGGGCTGGGAGGCACTGCGGCTTCTTCACTGACACTTGCGCCTCCGATCCTTGTATCCACGGTAACTGCAGCATCAACGGGCTGACTTACGAGTGCTCCTGCGAACTCGGGTACACGGGAACGGACTGTGAGGAGGAGGTCGACATCTGTGAGAACCACCTGTGTGCAAATGGCGGCACCTGTCTGCATGGACCTGACAGATATGCCTGTTTGTGCCCTGATAACTACACCGGACCTCTCTGCAA TGAACGGGTTGAAGAAATTCCTTGGTACATTGTTGTCAAAAATGt GCGGCCAAAGCTTCCTGTGTCTGTGTGTGGAGATGAAGTCAAAAACTACACTTGCTTCAATGGTGGCAACTGCACTGAGCGCGAGTTGTCATGTGACTGCCCGCCTGGCTTCACTGGACACCG GTGTGAGCAGGAAGTGGACGAGTGCAAGTCCAACCCGTGCCTGAACGGAGGCTACTGCCGCAACCTGATCAACAAGTTCCTGTGCGTGTGCGACATGAGCTACGCCGGCGATATATGCCAGACGGAC
- the crb1 gene encoding protein crumbs homolog 1 isoform X1 → MDVIRYSRFKSLAWIVLISSLIVIHGATPLGRLPGVDLCSPNPCQNQALCQNREDGYACFCVPGFQGAHCQIDVNECVSEPCSNGGTCEDRVGRYSCLCATGFTGATCEVSIDECQLQPCLNGGSCHDNAGGFVCACPPGFQGHRCEINIDECQDNPCQNGALCIDGENGYSCNCSQTGRKCAGLRQQCYSQPCFNSATCMESQGHYTCQCLPGFEGTLCEIDINECGSNPCLNGGRCIERSWQVLFGIEPLLPERYDPQHAAGYICSCPPRTTGSFCQELIDHCDPNPCWNRGRCESHDGGYMCHCSKQRSNGYLYGGANCDVRLVGCDGHECQNQGSCNPFLLDGTHGYTCSCSPGFTGPLCKTPTTFSFERSGYLLLQSPLVDAEMSCNITLSFKSVLPRAVLFQRSIRGLLLCLELQEGQLHLTLRRQASTGLQVQSRIGALELSHIVTDGEWHTVEAVLTNWVLSLRLLNDEAKCERQSCYKVAPVQNNMDGLVSPPQNTFIGGVLKDSGEDGAIPAFIGCMRDVLVDWQLIVPEEWLSDSAVNVSPGCSHRDRCLDVPCQNNGVCVNLWQSYQCQCPRPYEGQDCEEEHVTARFGSEDSLSYAAFNVTDDLGQGLSISLFLRTRKSGGLLLAVGNSSTQYLHVWLEDGVVTAQLGDAESLRGESAVDDGEVHFVNVELAKGRMTLHVGAHKQAEVEVGTDGLQEGDTIYVGGLLESDATEEFGGHFKGCIQDLRINDRRLQFFGLDTSVTTFPLQLMENVTAGCSGDNTCSRNPCLNGGMCFTMWDDFTCSCPPSTAGRHCEEVRWCQLSPCPADAECKILNQGYECYSNATFLNDSTVLVYRGNGHISRNITNLSVNLRTRKRNAAILHAEKDSAFVTLSVQDGFLFMELQSSTRDAEGLEEDKPAESTVSLNSMRSVSDGEWHSVHLFMTAPWANMSQWTLVLDDDVDEASTSSGQGGNLDFLRKGVDIFLGGLAPDVGWSLAGCLGTVELGGIALPYFSSSQVNLPRLQEEKFIQTSLNPPLVGCSGAPVCTPDPCLNGGECQDLFNYYNCSCAEGWAGRHCGFFTDTCASDPCIHGNCSINGLTYECSCELGYTGTDCEEEVDICENHLCANGGTCLHGPDRYACLCPDNYTGPLCNERVEEIPWYIVVKNVRPKLPVSVCGDEVKNYTCFNGGNCTERELSCDCPPGFTGHRCEQEVDECKSNPCLNGGYCRNLINKFLCVCDMSYAGDICQTDLTSEGVTSNLLLAVSLVSVVLLLVLIPTSAGLVVALNRRATRGTYSPSRQEKDGSRVEMWSISQPPPMERLI, encoded by the exons GTGCAACGCCTTTGGGGCGCCTTCCAGGTGTGGATCTGTGCTCACCAAATCCTTGCCAAAACCAAGCATTGTGCCAAAACCGCGAGGATGGCTATGCATGCTTCTGTGTGCCGGGCTTCCAGGGTGCTCATTGCCAGATTGATGTCAATGAATGCGTCTCCGAGCCCTGCAGCAACGGAGGCACCTGTGAGGACAGAGTGGGCCGCTACTCATGTCTTTGTGCCACTGGCTTCACTG GGGCCACTTGTGAGGTCTCGATTGATGAGTGTCAATTACAGCCGTGTCTCAATGGCGGCAGTTGCCACGACAACGCGGGTGGCTTCGTTTGCGCCTGCCCTCCCGGTTTCCAAGGACACCGGTGTGAAATCAACATTGATGAATGTCAAGACAATCCATGCCAAAATGGGGCTCTGTGTATAGATGGAGAAAATGG ATATAGCTGTAACTGCTCACAAACTGGTAGAAAATGTGCAGGCCTGAGACAACAATGCTACTCTCAACCCTGTTTCAACAGTGCCACCTGTATGGAGAGTCAGGGTCATTACACCTGTCAATGTTTGCCAG GGTTTGAAGGTACACTATGCGAAATAGACATCAATGAGTGTGGCAGTAACCCGTGCTTAAATGGAGGCCGCTGCATCGAGAGGTCATGGCAGGTCCTTTTTGGTATCGAGCCGCTGCTACCTGAACGTTACGACCCGCAACACGCTGCAGGCTACATCTGCAGCTGTCCTCCAAGAACAACAG GTTCCTTCTGCCAGGAGCTAATCGACCACTGCGATCCCAACCCGTGCTGGAATCGGGGGAGGTGTGAGAGCCATGACGGGGGGTACATGTGTCACTGCAGCAAACAACGTAGCAATGGTTACCTTTACGGAGGCGCAAACTGCGATGTGAGACTGGTGGGTTGTGACGGCCACGAGTGCCAAAACCAAGGCTCCTGCAATCCCTTCCTGCTGGATGGAACTCACGGCTACACGTGCTCCTGCTCACCCGGATTCACCGGCCCCCTCTGCAAGACCCCTACCACCTTCTCATTTGAACGCAGTGGCTACCTTCTGCTGCAGAGCCCCCTTGTGGATGCCGAAATGTCGTGCAACATCACCCTCAGCTTCAAGTCGGTGCTGCCCAGGGCTGTATTGTTCCAGCGGAGCATCAGGGGTCTGCTGCTGTGCCTGGAGCTGCAAGAGGGGCAACTTCACCTCACGCTTAGAAGGCAAGCTTCCACCGGGCTCCAAGTACAGAGTCGAATCGGCGCTTTGGAGCTGTCCCACATAGTCACTGACGGGGAGTGGCACACCGTCGAGGCAGTGCTCACAAACTGGGTGCTCAGTCTGAGACTCTTGAATGATGAGGCGAAATGTGAGAGGCAGTCATGCTACAAGGTGGCGCCGGTCCAGAATAACATGGACGGCCTGGTGTCGCCTCCTCAGAACACTTTCATTGGAGGGGTGCTGAAGGACTCTGGAGAGGACGGCGCAATTCCGGCATTCATCGGTTGCATGCGGGATGTCTTGGTGGACTGGCAACTGATTGTCCCCGAGGAGTGGCTGAGCGACTCTGCTGTCAACGTGTCCCCTGGCTGCAGCCACCGGGACCGCTGCTTGGATGTGCCTTGCCAAAACAATGGAGTGTGTGTCAACTTGTGGCAGAGCTACCAGTGCCAGTGTCCAAGGCCTTACGAGGGCCAAGACTGCGAAGAGG AACATGTGACCGCACGCTTTGGGAGCGAGGACTCACTCAGTTACGCTGCCTTCAACGTCACAGATGATCTGGGTCAGGGCCTCTCAATCTCTCTCTTCCTGCGCACACGCAAGTCCGGTGGCCTCCTGCTGGCTGTGGGCAACAGCAGCACGCAGTACCTGCACGTGTGGCTGGAGGACGGCGTGGTCACGGCTCAGCTGGGTGACGCGGAGAGCCTGAGGGGAGAGAGCGCGGTGGATGACGGCGAAGTTCACTTTGTGAATGTGGAGCTGGCGAAGGGGCGAATGACGCTGCACGTGGGGGCTCACAAACAGGCTGAGGTGGAGGTCGGGACTGATGGGCTTCAAGAAGGAGACACTATTTATGTTGGAGGTCTGCTGGAGAGTGATGCTACTGAAGAGTTTGGGGGACATTTTAAAGGGTGCATCCAAGACCTGCGGATAAATGACAGGAGGCTGCAGTTTTTTGGTTTAGACACTTCAGTGACAACGTTCCCTTTGCAACTTATGGAGAATGTGACTGCTGGCTGCTCTGGAGACAACACCTGCAGT AGGAATCCTTGTCTGAACGGGGGAATGTGTTTCACCATGTGGGACGATTTCACCTGCTCGTGCCCACCCAGCACTGCCGGGCGGCACTGTGAAGAGGTCAGATGGTGCCAATTGTCTCCGTGCCCTGCGGATGCTGAGTGCAAGATACTTAACCAAGGATATGAAT GTTACTCCAATGCCACTTTCCTGAACGACAGCACTGTGTTGGTCTACAGAGGAAACGGCCACATATCCCGCAACATAACCAACCTCTCTGTGAACCTGCGCACTCGGAAACGTAATGCAGCCATCCTCCATGCGGAGAAGGACTCTGCCTTTGTCACCCTCTCTGTTCAAGATGGCTTCCTCTTCATGGAGCTCCAGAGCTCCACCAGAGACGCAGAAGGGCTGGAGGAAGACAAGCCAGCAGAGTCCACAGTCAGCCTCAACAGCATGAGATCTGTCAGTGATGGCGAGTGGCACAGTGTCCACTTGTTCATGACTGCACCGTGGGCTAATATGTCTCAGTGGACTCTGGTGCTGGATGATGACGTAGATGAGGCCAGCACCTCCAGTGGTCAAGGGGGCAACCTGGACTTCCTCAGGAAGGGAGTGGACATCTTCCTGGGAGGTTTGGCTCCCGACGTCGGGTGGTCCCTGGCAGGGTGCCTGGGCACAGTGGAGCTGGGCGGGATTGCGCTGCCTTACTTCAGCTCTTCTCAGGTGAACCTTCCACGTTTGCAGGAGGAGAAATTCATCCAGACGTCACTTAATCCTCCGCTGGTCGGTTGCAGCGGCGCACCCGTGTGCACGCCCGATCCGTGCTTGAATGGAGGGGAGTGCCAAGATTTATTTAACTACTACAACTGCAGCTGTGCTGAGGGCTGGGCTGGGAGGCACTGCGGCTTCTTCACTGACACTTGCGCCTCCGATCCTTGTATCCACGGTAACTGCAGCATCAACGGGCTGACTTACGAGTGCTCCTGCGAACTCGGGTACACGGGAACGGACTGTGAGGAGGAGGTCGACATCTGTGAGAACCACCTGTGTGCAAATGGCGGCACCTGTCTGCATGGACCTGACAGATATGCCTGTTTGTGCCCTGATAACTACACCGGACCTCTCTGCAA TGAACGGGTTGAAGAAATTCCTTGGTACATTGTTGTCAAAAATGt GCGGCCAAAGCTTCCTGTGTCTGTGTGTGGAGATGAAGTCAAAAACTACACTTGCTTCAATGGTGGCAACTGCACTGAGCGCGAGTTGTCATGTGACTGCCCGCCTGGCTTCACTGGACACCG GTGTGAGCAGGAAGTGGACGAGTGCAAGTCCAACCCGTGCCTGAACGGAGGCTACTGCCGCAACCTGATCAACAAGTTCCTGTGCGTGTGCGACATGAGCTACGCCGGCGATATATGCCAGACGGAC